Proteins co-encoded in one Papaver somniferum cultivar HN1 chromosome 5, ASM357369v1, whole genome shotgun sequence genomic window:
- the LOC113283358 gene encoding uncharacterized protein LOC113283358 produces the protein MAMTPKEHIEKIRKVKFKIGAKEPIQVTDDLCSVTEDLHQAVKNLSAELYAKDVHFLMEIIQNAEDNEYPEGVKPSLEFVMTTADITATGAPATLLIFNNEKGFSSKNINSICSLGNSTKKGNRQRGYIGEKGIGFKSVFLITAQPYIYSNGYQIMFNEHPCPDCDVGYIVPQWVEHPTVAEIQQTYGSAKSLPTTTIILPLKPDKVHPVKQQLSSIHPEVLLFLSKIKRLSVREANKDPKLNTLCEVSISSETEFVSRKNVGAESYTLHLSAEENTTSTEGECSYYMWRQRFPVKQENKVERRTEVEEWVITLAFPYSQRLNRGMTSPGIYAFLPTEMVTNFPFIIQADFVLASSRETILLDNKWNQGILDCVPLAFTNAFISLIKSSEAAPLSTLSSMFEFIPIKPSSYPKLDTLRESIKMKLMEENIIPSESNTEQKFFYKPREVGRIIPEFWTILMKAQKQGVSLHNLSSHGKKALSSAFDKSKYDDILEFLEVKGMDSEWYARCILSSNLVNGVRDDLYTEILSFLSEYWGFFINTNMKNIPLLKYISEYEFVTFWSITEATTLGRKLCLSKESRHTSWLIVWNNLFRCSPKCYFMPESTQEALQSFSKRETVRNWLFSFGLSGLSIFEYADLLFDSLKSAGKNHVINCAHFLYQSLSRNYLSETEVQKLCKMMPLVDKYGCVSTQRNGVLVPARGSNWVKLIGSNPWRQSDYVELSEEYSHPARFVGSHTEEKQLMAFLTKYVGASDIPHICPPDEHFPAAYSPLTKENTFLLLEWIQNLRYRRNLVEGNFLSCIREGSWLRTCLGGSTSYRPPSQSFLLTGATSGDSLLQNGSELVDIPLVDQQFYGIRINQYKEELKSIGVMFEFGEACKFMGKRLMSIAANSNLTKSNVFSILRFIRLLREKYLPLDDFIKSIKDGSWLRTRKGDLSPVESILFDSEWKVAAQISNLPLIDNDYYGEDISGFKTELELLGVKVGFQKNYKIVADFFRMPASLTVEATFLILECVRHTNSSTLVNVLKNRKWLNTGVLKSPSECFLYNAGWGCLLKVFHGFPSISEEHYGPAIVSYKGELKGLGVVVDFDEAAKVFASQFKQHASSSSITKENVLSFLSCYRHLKKTLPMEVNKCLREEKWLQTRLGRRSPSHSILCNSDWETLSSIVSLPLIDDRDKGYGREILEYREELKAIGVVAEFSSGMQFVVAGLNIPSNPSVIAAPSVFSLLTCIKILLKENKDLPKEFLKRVNRRWLKTSMGYTDPGSCLLFDSKWTSLLQHEDGPFIDDEFYCFKIASYSKELEAIGVTTDVQHGCSLVANHLESHSQFTVIARIYKCLCHFHWAPQKGATREPMNEDSVRIFIPNGSNMGRWVGPEECVLYDKDNLFGLQLNVLEKHYEKDLLNYFCLYFGVRQNPNADDYCKLWKKWESTKQKLTPVECRAFWLYIAKHWNLKTQKLLSEKLLKLPVSSKDSAEILLLDKDAVLIPDDLQLQDCLEKASPDPLFVWYPKPSFPSVTKSKLNEIFASIGARTISESVSKEGSSCLDTAELRKITSKGAFIKKGLVRIILAFLADPALGIDFEKRRQMVTYLLDLMVFETEEPITATYSLKLSTGSILKVDVSRMIRWERENMKLFTQKIDRSSAGHKENIAYATYFSEVIAEGLMWEKADQISGLCELIKLGWLLDFEEEAISFLLKRKNLQLCYEDEEFLKSAFAPE, from the exons ATGGCGATGACACCCAAGGAACACATAGAAAAGATAAGGAAAGTGAAATTTAAGATTGGAGCTAAAGAACCAATTCAGGTAACTGATGATCTTTGCTCGGTAACTGAAGATCTTCATCAAGCAGTCAAGAATCTCTCTGCTGAACTTTATGCTAAAGATGTTCATTTCCTCATGGAGATCATTCAG AATGCGGAAGATAACGAGTATCCGGAAGGAGTTAAACCTTCATTAGAATTTGTGATGACTACTGCTGATATTACAGCTACTGGTGCTCCTGCAACTCTATTAATTTTCAACAATGAAAAGGGGTTTTCCTCAAAAAATATCAATTCTATCTGTAGCTTGGGGAATTCTACTAAGAAGGGCAATAGGCAGCGAGGTTACATCGGAGAGAAAG GAATTGGTTTTAAGAGTGTGTTTCTGATCACTGCGCAACCTTACATCTACAGTAACGGATACCAGATAATGTTCAATGAACACCCATGTCCAGACTGCGACGTAGGGTACATAGTGCCTCAGTGGGTGGAGCATCCTACTGTTGCTGAAATACAGCAAACTTACGGGTCTGCCAAGTCTCTCCCCACCACAACCATCATTTTACCTTTAAAGCCGGATAAAGTTCATCCAGTGAAGCAACAACTCTCTAGCATACATCCTGAAGTGCTGTTATTTCTTTCTAAAATCAAAAGGCTTTCAGTTAGGGAAGCTAACAAGGATCCCAAGCTCAATACACTATGTGAAGTCTCAATTTCAAGCGAGACCGAATTCGTTTCTAGGAAGAATGTTGGTGCTGAGTCCTACACTCTTCATCTCTCAGCTGAGGAGAACACTACTTCAACTGAAGGAGAGTGTAGTTATTATATGTGGAGGCAAAGATTTCCCGTTAAGCAGGAAAACAAAGTGGAAAGGAGAACGGAGGTTGAGGAATGGGTTATTACTCTGGCGTTCCCTTACTCGCAGCGTCTGAATAGAGGAATGACTTCTCCTGGTATCTATGCATTTCTGCCTACAGAGATGGTCACAAATTTTCCTTTCATCATCCAGGCTGATTTTGTTTTAGCATCTTCCAGGGAAACTATTTTACTGGACAACAAATGGAACCAAGGGATTCTTGATTGTGTGCCCTTAGCTTTTACCAACGCCTTCATTTCTCTCATCAAATCATCTGAAGCAGCTCCACTTTCTACTCTTTCAAGTATGTTTGAGTTCATACCTATCAAGCCTTCCTCGTACCCGAAGTTAGACACTCTAAGGGAATCAATCAAAATGAAACTGATGGAAGAGAATATTATTCCTTCGGAATCCAACACCGAACAGAAGTTTTTCTACAAGCCTAGGGAAGTTGGAAGGATTATACCTGAATTTTGGACCATCTTGATGAAGGCACAGAAGCAGGGCGTGAGCTTGCATAATTTGTCTTCCCATGGAAAAAAAGCTCTCAGTTCAGCATTTGACAAGTCGAAGTATGACGACATACTGGAGTTTCTGGAAGTGAAAGGAATGGATAGTGAATGGTATGCCAGATGCATTCTGAGTTCTAATCTTGTAAACGGAGTCCGAGATGATTTGTACACAGAGATCCTTTCGTTTCTGTCAGAATATTGGGGCTTCTTTATTAATACGAACATGAAGAACATACCTCTTTTGAAATACATTAGTGAATATGAATTTGTTACGTTCTGGAGCATAACCGAAGCAACAACACTGGGTAGGAAACTCTGTCTGTCAAAAGAATCTCGTCATACCTCTTGGCTTATTGTCTGGAACAACCTATTCCGATGTTCTCCAAAATGTTACTTTATGCCAGAATCTACTCAAGAGGCTTTGCAGTCATTTTCAAAGAGGGAGACAGTAAGGAATTGGCTTTTCAGTTTTGGTTTGAGCGGTTTGAGTATCTTTGAGTATGCAGATCTTctctttgattccttgaagagCGCTGGTAAAAATCATGTCATCAACTGTGCTCATTTCTTATATCAATCTTTATCTCGTAACTATTTATCCGAAACTGAAGTTCAGAAATTATGCAAAATGATGCCATTGGTTGATAAGTATGGTTGTGTTTCTACACAAAGAAATGGGGTACTAGTTCCTGCCAGAGGTAGTAACTGGGTTAAATTGATCGGTTCAAATCCGTGGAGGCAAAGCGATTATGTTGAACTAAGCGAGGAATACTCCCATCCTGCTCGTTTTGTTGGTTCACATACAGAGGAGAAACAACTCATGGCATTTCTGACAAAATATGTTGGAGCTTCAGATATCCCCCACATATGTCCTCCCGATGAACATTTTCCAGCTGCTTATTCTCCTTTGACGAAAGAAAACACTTTTCTACTATTAGAATGGATTCAAAACCTCAGATATAGGAGAAATCTGGTCGAAGGGAATTTTTTGAGCTGCATCAGAGAAGGAAGTTGGTTAAGGACGTGTTTAGGCGGCTCAACAAGCTACAGACCTCCATCTCAGTCCTTCCTCCTTACCGGTGCTACGTCTGGGGACAGCCTGCTGCAAAATGGGTCAGAGCTGGTTGATATTCCATTGGTTGATCAGCAGTTTTATGGTATTAGAATCAATCAGTACAAGGAAGAGCTGAAATCTATTGGCGTGATGTTCGAGTTTGGCGAAGCATGCAAATTTATGGGTAAGCGTCTCATGTCTATTGCAGCTAACTCCAATTTAACAAAGTCCAATGTGTTTTCGATACTTAGATTCATAAGGCTTTTGAGAGAGAAGTATTTACCTCTTGACGACTTCATCAAGAGCATCAAAGATGGCAGCTGGTTAAGGACACGGAAAGGTGACTTGTCTCCAGTTGAGTCCATCTTATTTGATTCAGAATGGAAAGTTGCTGCACAAATAAGTAATCTTCCTCTAATCGATAATGATTATTATGGGGAGGATATTTCTGGATTCAAGACGGAGCTTGAGTTGCTAGGTGTGAAGGTTGGATTTCAGAAGAATTATAAGATTGTCGCAGACTTCTTCAGAATGCCTGCGTCACTTACAGTGGAAGCAACCTTTTTGATACTGGAATGTGTTCGCCATACAAACTCATCTACACTCGTGAACGTGCTTAAAAATCGAAAATGGTTAAACACTGGTGTTTTAAAATCTCCAAGTGAATGTTTTCTTTACAATGCCGGATGGGGATGCCTTCTGAAGGTTTTTCATGGGTTTCCATCAATTAGTGAAGAACATTACGGACCTGCTATAGTTTCTTATAAGGGCGAGTTAAAAGGACTTGGGGTTGTTGTAGATTTTGATGAAGCAGCCAAAGTTTTTGCTAGTCAGTTTAAGCAGCATGCATCTTCATCATCCATTACCAAGGAGAATGTTCTATCTTTTCTATCATGTTACAGGCACCTTAAGAAAACCTTACCAATGGAAGTCAACAAGTGCTTACGTGAAGAGAAATGGTTGCAGACTCGTTTAGGCAGAAGATCCCCTAGTCATTCTATATTGTGTAATTCAGACTGGGAAACTCTCTCTTCGATTGTTTCACTTCCTTTAATTGATGACAGGGATAAAGGCTATGGCAGGGAGATTCTAGAATACAGGGAGGAGTTGAAGGCAATTGGAGTGGTTGCTGAATTCAGTTCAGGGATGCAGTTTGTGGTTGCTGGGCTCAATATTCCCTCTAATCCAAGTGTTATAGCTGCACCGAGCGTTTTTTCTCTTTTGACTTGCATCAAGATTTTGTTGAAGGAGAACAAGGATTTACCAAAAGAGTTCCTTAAACGTGTAAATAGAAGATGGTTGAAGACTAGTATGGGTTATACAGATCCTGGAAGTTGCTTGCTGTTCGATTCTAAATGGACATCATTGTTGCAGCATGAGGATGGGCCTTTCATTGATGATGAGTTTTATTGTTTCAAAATTGCATCGTACTCTAAAGAGCTCGAGGCCATAGGGGTCACAACAGACGTTCAGCATGGGTGTTCATTGGTTGCCAACCATTTAGAGTCTCATTCTCAGTTTACCGTCATTGCTCGGATCTACAAATGTTTGTGTCATTTTCACTGGGCGCCGCAAAAAGGAGCTACTAGAGAGCCTATGAACGAAGATTCTGTACGGATCTTTATTCCAAATGGAAGCAACATGGGACGATGGGTTGGTCCAGAAGAATGTGTTCTTTATGACAAGGACAACTTATTTGGCTTGCAGTTGAATGTTCTTGAGAAGCACTATGAGAAGGACTTGCTCAATTATTTCTGCCTTTATTTCGGTGTTCGTCAGAATCCTAATGCTGATGATTACTGCAAGCTTTGGAAAAAATGGGAAAGTACTAAGCAAAAGTTAACGCCTGTGGAGTGCCGGGCTTTTTGGCTTTATATAGCTAAGCACTGGAACTTGAAGACACAGAAGCTTCTTTCTGAGAAGCTGTTGAAGTTGCCAGTGAGCAGTAAAGACTCAGCTGAAATTCTTTTATTGGACAAAGATGCGGTGTTAATTCCAGATGATTTGCAACTGCAGGATTGTTTAGAGAAGGCTTCTCCTGACCCTTTATTTGTTTGGTATCCTAAGCCAAGTTTTCCTTCTGTGACTAAGAGTAAACTGAATGAAATATTCGCTAGCATTGGTGCTCGGACGATTTCCGAATCTGTAAGCAAAGAAGGATCTTCATGCCTGGATACTGCAGAGCTCAGGAAAATCACTTCGAAAGGTGCATTTATCAAGAAAGGTCTTGTTAGAATCATTCTTGCTTTTCTTGCAGATCCTGCTCTTGGAATTGACTTTGAGAAGAGGCGCCAGATGGTTACTTATCTTCTTGATCTCATGGTCTTTGAGACTGAAGAACCGATAACAGCAACTTACAGCCTAAAACTGTCTACCGGCAGCATCTTAAAGGTCGATGTCAGCCGAATGATTCGGTGGGAGAGAGAGAACATGAAGCTCTTTACCCAAAAGATAGATAGATCTTCAGCTGGACATAAGGAAAATATTGCATATGCGACCTACTTTTCTGAAGTTATTGCCGAGGGACTTATGTGGGAGAAGGCAGATCAAATCTCTGGCTTATGTGAACTGATCAAGTTGGGTTGGCTATTAGATTTTGAAGAGGAAGCCATCAGTTTCTTGTTAAAGAGAAAAAACTTGCAGCTTTGCTACGAGGATGAAGAGTTCCTGAAGTCTGCATTTGCACCAGAATAA